The region GGCAGTTCACCGCCGACGCTGCTCACGAACTGCGCACCCCGCTCGGCTTCATGCGCAGTCAGGTCGATCTCGCGCTCCGCCGGCCCCGGTCGGACATGGAATACCGGGCCGCGCTCCAGGCGTTGGATGGCGACATCGACCGTATGACCCGGCTGGTCACGGCATTGCTCACGATTGCTCGCTCAGAAAGCGGTCAACTCGTTGTGCATCGGGTTCCCTTCGATGCGCAGGCATTCATCCGCGCACGCATTGATTCGTATGCCACGCTCGCGACAGCGCATCGGATAGCCCTCGAAGATGAGTCGACACCTGCGTTTCTGGTGGCCGACCAAGATCTTCTCGGCCAGGCACTTTCCAACCTGATCGACAACGCCTTCGCCCACACTCCCGATGGTGGATCGATTGCCATCGGCTGTGCGTCCGACCCGGATCGCGTGCGTTTCTGGGTGGTAGATACCGGTCCTGGCATACCTCCAGAGCATCAGGAGCGGATCTTCGACCGGTTCTATCGCGTCGATCCAGGGCGTCCGCGCGGCACAGGCGGCGCTGGCCTCGGTCTCACCATCGCCCGGAGCATTGCCGAAGCCCATGGTGGGTCGATCTCCCTCACGAGTACGCCCGGCTCCGGCGCCCGTTTCGAGATCGATTTGCCGAACGCCGCCCCTGCGTAGCCGCGACCTCGACCGCCCGGCTCCGTTTCATGGTCATTTCATCGTCCTCACCGACTGTGTCCCTGACACATGCGTGTCCGAGCAATTCGTTCTTACCAATCCACCTCGCCAATGAAAGGAGCACTCTCGTGAAACACGCGATTCTGGCGGCAATCTTGTTGCTCGTGCTCGGCGGTTCCACCGTTCGAGCTCTACCAGCCACACCGGCGGTCGATCCATCGACATTCAGCACGAATGTGACCAATCCCTATTTTTCGCTGCCGATCGGCGCGGTGCGCATCTACGAAGGAGAGGAGACCGACCCCGACACTGGCGAGACGCATCGTTTCCGCGTCGAAGAAACCGTTCTCGCCGAGCTTGCCGAGGTCATGGGCGTCCCGGTTGTGGTCCTGCAGGTGCGGGAATTCGAGGACGGCAAGCTGATCGAAGCGACTCGCGACTACCACGCCCAGCACGAAGATGGCAGCGTCTGGTATTTCGGTGAGGATGTCGACAACATCGAAGATGGCGTGGTTGTCGATCACAATGGCTCCTGGCTCGCTGGCGAAGGAGACAATCAGCCGAGTCCCTTCATGCCGGCCGATCCGCAGCCATTCGACACCATTCCGCAGGAGCAGGCTCCCGGTCTGGCCGAGGATATCTCCACTGTGGTGCAGACCGATTTGTCCGTGCAGGTGGCTGCCGGCGCGTTTGCCGGCTGCATCTGGACAGTCGACGTCAACCCATTGGAGGTCACCTCTGAGTTCAAGACGTATTGCCCAGGCCCCGGCCTGGTGCGAGAGGAGAACGCGGCCGGCGTGATCGAGCTGGTCAGCATCACCCTGCCCAAACCGGCGACTCCTGCTGCCTGATCATGCGGGGACATTTGCCCGCCTGGAACGCGATACTGGCAACATGAATCACGACGACCATGTTCGCCTGATCGCCGCCGGTATTACTCATCCGGGCGGAATCTGGGCCGATTTCGGCGCGGGGTGGGGCGCGTTCACGTTGGCTATTCGGGAACTGACTGGTCCGGAGGGCGAGATCTTTGCGCTCGACCGGGACCGGTCGGCACTGGGCTCGCTGCGGGAGCGCATGATCGAGCAGTTTCCGGGGACCTCCCTCCATCTGATCGACGGCGATCTCCGCCACCCGCCGGAGATGCCGCCGCTGGACGGAATCGTGGCGGCGAACTCGCTGCATTACGTCGACCGAACGCAGCAGGCCGCGACCCTGCAGCGTTGGAGCAGCTTGCTGAAACCGGACGGCTGCATCGTGCTGGTGGAATACGACACCAGCCGATCGAGCTCGTGGCTCCCCTATCCGATCTCGTTTCGGCGGCTTGGGCAAATCGCGCGGGAGGCGGGATTGCCGGATCCGCGCTTGCT is a window of Thermomicrobiales bacterium DNA encoding:
- a CDS encoding ATP-binding protein, which gives rise to QFTADAAHELRTPLGFMRSQVDLALRRPRSDMEYRAALQALDGDIDRMTRLVTALLTIARSESGQLVVHRVPFDAQAFIRARIDSYATLATAHRIALEDESTPAFLVADQDLLGQALSNLIDNAFAHTPDGGSIAIGCASDPDRVRFWVVDTGPGIPPEHQERIFDRFYRVDPGRPRGTGGAGLGLTIARSIAEAHGGSISLTSTPGSGARFEIDLPNAAPA
- a CDS encoding class I SAM-dependent methyltransferase — protein: MNHDDHVRLIAAGITHPGGIWADFGAGWGAFTLAIRELTGPEGEIFALDRDRSALGSLRERMIEQFPGTSLHLIDGDLRHPPEMPPLDGIVAANSLHYVDRTQQAATLQRWSSLLKPDGCIVLVEYDTSRSSSWLPYPISFRRLGQIAREAGLPDPRLLATHPSQWGEGIYSAVMEMITSKSGRQLG